The Oncorhynchus clarkii lewisi isolate Uvic-CL-2024 unplaced genomic scaffold, UVic_Ocla_1.0 unplaced_contig_12704_pilon_pilon, whole genome shotgun sequence genome segment GAACCTCTGTAGAACCATTGTAAAACTGTGGAACTCTTGTGGAACCATGATGGAACCCGCAATGGAACAGTGGAATTTCTGTGGAACGACTTGTAGAATTGTGGAACCCCTGTAGTTCCATTGTGGAACTGTAGAAAAAAAACAATACCCCGTGtcatgctactactactactacataatGTCTCCCCCATAACTTCCACTACTATCCTCCTCATCCCCTGTCAGAGTCTGCTGTTGTAACACCCTAGGATAAGTTAAAGAATGAGAAGACAGATGATGTCATAAAAGAGACCAGGAAGTACACATGGGAGCCAACAGTTGTAGTTGTGTCATTCAGGTCCATTCACTGTCTGGGAGTTCTTGAGAATTATGACATCACTGTCTTCTCCTTCTGTATGCCATCCTCTAGGTTAcacctcttcctcatctctcacAGCTTCTGCTGGGCCGACACCCCCTTCCAGTAGTCGAGGATATCATGGAGGTCCTCGTCTTTCGCAAACTGAACCTTCTTCCTCAAGGCGTGGCCTGCAGCGATATACGTCGCCTCTTCGCGAGGGTCGCGAGGGCCTTTCTTGTGTGGCCGGAACCTCTCCCAGATTCGAAGGGTGTTTTCCGAGGAATATTCGGGGCTGGAGGAGTAGCCGGAGTAGTTGTGGTGCCGGGAAGGGGAAAGCTGGGAGTAGGCGGCAGGGTCCCTTTTGGTACGTCCCAGGGGTTTGAGAAAGGAGGCCTTctgggatggggagggagagggggagtcgTTGGCTCCCTCATAGTAGAGGGCGGGGAAGGAGTGCCTGTGCTCAGAACAGTGGTAGTCTGGATGTACCTCCAGatgatgatgctgctgctgctttcccgggcctccccctcctcttcctccccctccgcAACCCACCCCACCTCCATTGACATTCACCCCACCTTCATTAACCCCTCCTCCCATTCCgttcccaccaccacaacccatcCCGtttccatcaccaccactaccacaaccactaccattTCCACCCACAAGAGGGAGCCTCTCCATGGTTTCCCCACACCCAACAGGGCTCCCCTTCTCTGGGTATGGAGGGCAGGAGTTGGGCCCCGGGCTGCGGGGCTCCGGGACATCCAGACTGAAGACCCTGGTGCTCTTCATGGATCCTCCAGCCAAGGACACGCTACATCGGTTCTTCCCAGCACCCATGACCACCACACCTGTATCGCTCAGCTGCCTCTGTAAGGGTCGTACGGCGTTCGCCGGTGGTGGGTCCCTGTAGGGTGGCGAGAGAAACCCCCCTCCGCTGATTCCGGGACGCTCCGAGAGGGGCATGACGAGGGGAACGGGGGTCATCGCGGGAGGGGCATGGATTTTGGGAGAGGAGGCGAGCATCTGGCAGGTGTCAGCGAGGCcttgggagagggggatgaggttcCGAGCGAGGGAGTTGATACAAGCAGGTGGAGGAGAAGTAGGGTTGTCGCCAGATGTTGTCGTGGCAACAAGGGAGTCGAGCTTGAGCGCGTCGATACAGTTGTTGATAATCTGGTTGACTTTGTCGACCTCCATGGCGATCGTCGAGATCTCCGACGCAGATCCGTGCCCGTCGTCATCCGAATCATTCCCAACGTCCATTCCGTCTTCACTGCAACCGTTGATGCCTCGCATATCCACCAGTAtcgcctctccccctcctcctcctccccctgccaGTAATAATCCTCCCCCGTCTCCCGATAATCCTGCCCCAGTCCTCACGTCCATATAATTCCCTTTATTGGTTGCCATGGCTTCACCGAACGCTGTGGCCATCTTCTCCACTTGGGGGAGCGTCGAGAGGCGGGAGGAGGTGGTGTTGGCCGAACCGTGGAGCATGCCGgagctggaggaggtggaggggggaagTTTATTACCCCCACCACCCCCTCCTCCGTGGAGGTGACCTCCGTGGTGCCCCTGGTTCTGGGCCTGTTCCTGGAGATGCTGCATGGCTGCCGGGTCGTTAGCTGCCTGTGCTGCAGCCTCCGGTCCATACCTGGAAATAAAATACAAGGATAAAATCCATAAGAATCAAATATTTTTACATCTCAGGTAAAATAGCTGTATGCAATTCAGGTGCATCGAATCAAACTTTAATtaattaaagtgcatttaaatCACAAACACACTTTATTGTATCAACAATAAAATGGAATGAGAGAGAATAATAAAAAACGACAAGGCTATAAAAGAGATGAGTAAAAAATGTCAAATAACATAGAATAAAGAGCTGGGGTTTCAACAACCTAAATAATACATTATCCCTCATACCGCATCTCCAAGATGGTCTTCTTCACGCTGATcgccttctccttctcctcctgcatCCGACGCTTCCTCAGGCAGTAGTAGACGAGCCCGAGCACGATCACCATCCCCAGCAGACACCCCAGGATCGTTATGATGTAATGCGTCATGGTTGACGGGTTGGCGTGGTGGTCGTCAGGGCCAGCCTCTCGCGTGGCGAAGAAGATGCACGTGTGGTTGTTGCGCTGGTTTTTACTTATAGACACTACGCAGTAGGTGTAGTTGGTGTGAGGTTTGAGGTCCACCAACGtcaccttctccttcttctctttgAGGTTCTGGATGTCCGAGACGAAGCTCTGGTTGTATTGAACCAGGACGTACATCTTGCTGTATGGTTTAGGGATCTGGACCAACAGCTTGGCTGCAGACAGAGTGACCCATTGGAGTTTGATGCTGGGGTTGAAGTTGGGGTCGGCCGTGGACGACGCTGTCGGCTGATGATACGGTCCGGCCCGGCCGTCCATCTCCGGGCCCATCCCGGAGCCCTCCCAGTCGGTGCCGGGTTGAGACGTGATCCCGGGTATGATCATGCCGTCGCGACAGATGGTGGCGAGCATGGTGCGAGCGCTGCGCCCGTGCCCGGCCACGGGGCTCAGGAGCGGGTAGAGAAACAGCTCGCCGGGGGTCTCGCACTGCAGCCTGTCGTATGTATGTGTCACGTTATTAAATGCCTCCAACCAAGTAAGAAAACTATACAGATCACATCCACAATGGAAAGGATTTCCTGCCAGCTCACAGACCATTAACCGGTTTAGCACGGTGAACGTTGACGGATCGATCCGGGCCAGCTTATTGGACGAGAGGTCGATGCTGCTGAGGCTGGAGCTGGACTCCTCGAATGCTTTGTTGTCAATGACCTCGATGAGGTTGTGCTGGAGGAAGAGGCACTGCAAGCGGCCCAGGCCCCGCATCATCCCCTCTGTCAGGTTGGTCAGCTTGTTGTAACCCAACTGGAGGACCTGGGATGAGAGGAGACCACAATGGAGAAACAGTAAGACTTTGGCATCTCAAATGACAGCATATTCCCTATGAAAAGACTGCTTCTGGAATTAGTGCACTGCATGGAGAAAAGGTGGAGGACGTAGGATTAGAAGGGACCACAATGGCAATACAGTAAGTACTTGGGCTCTCCTCCATCTTAGTAAGTACAAATAGCAACATCCCTGTGTGCCATGGACTCTGGATCTAATGAAAATGGCTTCCATGTACTTGGGCTGTTAAATGAAGCTGGAGAAGGGTTTCATCTTGGGGAAGTGTTCCAGTAACCAGTCCGATGAAGGGAGCACAAGGGAAATACAGTAAATCTTTGGCTTTCTCAAATCACTTACATAACACACTGGTCAGACTATTGATCTATAACATGGAGAAGAGTGGATTGTTTGAGATTTTCCTTTTGACTTATTGTGTTTACCCTAAATGGTTTTGTATTCATGTAAAACCTTAACACGCATTAAAGTAAGTAAAGTAAAATCAGTCAATCGAATCCATCAATAAACCAGTCGACCAATCAAGCCAACAACCaaacaatcaaccaatcaaacagCCACTCCTCCCTGACAGGTGGGTTTGCCTGATCAGTGAAATCCCCATCCTCTATGTAAGACAGGGATGGggaaactccagtcctcaggggccgGAGTGGCTTCACACTTTTTCCCATCTCTAGCGAACACAGCTGATTATACTGATTGCATTCTAAACGGATTAACTGACTATTTGGgtcaggtacagtgccttcggaaagtactcagaccctttgactttttcaacatttggttacattacaactttattctaaaattgatcaaattaaATCCTCAGccttctacacaaaataccccataatgacaaggcaaaaatagattttttgaaattttgcaaatgtcttaaaaatgaaaacagaagtaccttatttacataagtattcagacccttttctatgagactcgaaattgagctcaggtgcatcctgtttcaagtgatcatccttgagatgtttctacaacttttagtccacctgtggtaattcaattgattggacatgctttggataggcacacacctgtctatataaggtcaccaAGTTGaccatgcatgtcagagcaaagaccaagccatgaggtcgacggaattgtctgtagaaatccgagagaggattgtgtcgaggcacagatctggggaaaggtaccaacaaaatgtctgcagcattgaaggtccccaagaacacagtggcctccaccattcttaaatgaaagaagtgcATTTAGAACAACtaagagctccaaagttcctctgtggagatggaaaaaccttccagaaggacaatcatctctgcaggagtggccagacagaagccactcctcagtataaagtaaatgacagcccgcttggagtttgcctacgGTGGAACGTCATCCCTACGGTAGAACGTCATCcctaagcatggtggtggcagcatcatgctgtggggatgtttttcagcagcagggactgggacgACCGAGGAAAAGactaacggagcaaagtacagagagatccttgatgaaaacctgctccagagagctcaggacttcagactggggcgaaggttcaccttccaacaggacaacgaccctaagcacacagccaagacaacgc includes the following:
- the LOC139396845 gene encoding protein phosphatase 1 regulatory subunit 29-like; the protein is VHDLRLNENKLKAVLFHSMYRFTNLTDLNLTKNEISYIEDGAFTHQANLQVLQLGYNKLTNLTEGMMRGLGRLQCLFLQHNLIEVIDNKAFEESSSSLSSIDLSSNKLARIDPSTFTVLNRLMVCELAGNPFHCGCDLYSFLTWLEAFNNVTHTYDRLQCETPGELFLYPLLSPVAGHGRSARTMLATICRDGMIIPGITSQPGTDWEGSGMGPEMDGRAGPYHQPTASSTADPNFNPSIKLQWVTLSAAKLLVQIPKPYSKMYVLVQYNQSFVSDIQNLKEKKEKVTLVDLKPHTNYTYCVVSISKNQRNNHTCIFFATREAGPDDHHANPSTMTHYIITILGCLLGMVIVLGLVYYCLRKRRMQEEKEKAISVKKTILEMRYGPEAAAQAANDPAAMQHLQEQAQNQGHHGGHLHGGGGGGGNKLPPSTSSSSGMLHGSANTTSSRLSTLPQVEKMATAFGEAMATNKGNYMDVRTGAGLSGDGGGLLLAGGGGGGGEAILVDMRGINGCSEDGMDVGNDSDDDGHGSASEISTIAMEVDKVNQIINNCIDALKLDSLVATTTSGDNPTSPPPACINSLARNLIPLSQGLADTCQMLASSPKIHAPPAMTPVPLVMPLSERPGISGGGFLSPPYRDPPPANAVRPLQRQLSDTGVVVMGAGKNRCSVSLAGGSMKSTRVFSLDVPEPRSPGPNSCPPYPEKGSPVGCGETMERLPLVGGNGSGCGSGGDGNGMGCGGGNGMGGGVNEGGVNVNGGGVGCGGGGRGGGGPGKQQQHHHLEVHPDYHCSEHRHSFPALYYEGANDSPSPSPSQKASFLKPLGRTKRDPAAYSQLSPSRHHNYSGYSSSPEYSSENTLRIWERFRPHKKGPRDPREEATYIAAGHALRKKVQFAKDEDLHDILDYWKGVSAQQKL